CTCCTCGGTGATGACCCGGCCGCTCTGAGAGCGCGCGTCCTCGGACCGCTGATCTGTTTCGTCGGTGGCGTGCTGCAGGGAACGACCTCGATCGCCAGCCCGCTCGTCGGTTCTTACTTCCACAGCCGGCGCCTGAGTGCCGCGGACTTCGTCTTCACGCTCGCCGCGATCTTCGAGGTCAACGCGATCGTCCAGGTGATCGGCTACTCGGCGCAGGGCCTCTTCACGCCCGAGGTCGTCGCGCTTGGATTGCTCGGTCTCGTCCCAACGCTGCTCGCGCTCGCAGTGGGCATCGCGCTGCGCGGGCGCCTCGATCCGCAGCGCTTCCGCCAGTTCATCGTCGCGCTGATCGTG
The genomic region above belongs to Candidatus Limnocylindria bacterium and contains:
- a CDS encoding sulfite exporter TauE/SafE family protein, yielding MGLSELLILFVGLAVAGLAKGLAGMGLPLIATPILAGVFGPRLAVAIVTIPILVSNSLLLIQGFRKRELLRGIVPLFIASIIGTAIGTLLLASLDQRTFAILITLVVVVFLARGERLLGDDPAALRARVLGPLICFVGGVLQGTTSIASPLVGSYFHSRRLSAADFVFTLAAIFEVNAIVQVIGYSAQGLFTPEVVALGLLGLVPTLLALAVGIALRGRLDPQRFRQFIVALIV